CAACGGCAACTCCTCCCTGAGCTTCATTAGTATTGCAGTCGGGAAGTTTCTTCTTGGTTGCTATAACTACTTTTCCGTATTTGGACGCAACAAGTGCCGACTCAAGGCCGGCAACGCCGCTACCTATTATGAGAATATCGGTAGTGATATGATATGTTTTTAATTTTTTGGGATTCATTAGAGATTGCAATTTAACCTCATTTTATTCGGTTAGACTTAAGAAGACAGCATTCAGAAATCAGATATTAAAAAATAAGATAGAGATAAATTCCCGCCTGCTTGTCCCGCCATTAAAGCAGTGGCGAGGCGGGCAGGGAAATATATAGAAATATGTTGCCTTGTTACAATATATTTCTACGTATATCTATATACATCCATTATATTTCCACGTATTTCCATTCTGTGTTTTTCTGTTGTCTGTCCTCTGTTATCCTTTATAACTAGATAATGGCTTTTTTAATACAAGAAGGGAGCTTTGGGAAACCTTTTAGATATTTTTGCCTTTCTAAGCGCAACGCTGAGACAGCTTTTTTAATATCATCTGCGCCGTAGAAATTTTCGAGTTCATATTTATCTAAATTGACATTTTCTATCACCTTGGGCACAAGAACTTGCCAATATCGGCTTTTCCCCCATTTAATATCTCCTTTAAAGATAGCTTTTCCTATACGGGAAAGATCCTGGTTTTCTATTTTTTTGGGCCTTGATTTTCTCTTCTTTTTGACTTCTTTACTAAACGATTCTCCAACGCTACCTGTATTGATTAAATAAGTTTCAACCTTTTGTTTGTTATTTTCTGCAAAACTTAAAAGTCCTTCTGCTTCTTCTTCTGCGTTTCCTATCAAATAGGGATTGCTTGCCGGATTTCTAATAATCTTGCTGTCGTAAACGGATTCACCCAACATAAAAAGAGCGGATGCTTGTTCGGGTTCGAGTTTGCAAATCGGCGGAACAACTGTATTGAATTTTGTCATAATAAATATTTTCAACCCGTCCAGTTTTTCTATTGAAGACAAATTAAAATTTTCTTCGCTTAAAGAATTTTTTTCGGATAAAAAAGCAGGATTTGATCGCCCTACATCTTGCCCCGAACCAGAGCAAGCTCGGTTCAGGGTTTGTATTTGAATTAATGCTTGACCATTATCCGTAACAGTGCTGTCCTGAAAATCTAATCTGCCTTGATGGTCAATAACGACATTTTCAAAATTTGTTTTTCTGTTAAGCGCAGCTCTGTAAAGAAGAGGCTTTAAATGAGATTCCAATCCTTGAGCTTTTACCAAAAAAGTTTTTTCCGCGCCAAGAACCTGATTATGTTTTCTTATAAATAAGATTCCATCTTGCAATGGTCTTGCATCTTCGCCTTTGGCGTTTAAAGAAAAATTGTCGTTCAAATAAGCTGTTTTACCGGTTTGAGACGGACCAACAAAAATCACCGCATAATTTTTGAACTTTTTTTCTTTGCTATAGTAATGCGTAACGAGTTTACTTGCGCCGTAAAGAACCTGAATCCCGTTTGCTTTGGCAAACCACATAGCCATCCGCAAAAAGCTAGTTCTTATCTCGTCAAAATAATCACTCCCAAGCACATATGTTACGCCCATTTCCGGAAAAACGATTGTTTGTCTCTGAGGCGATTCGGGAATGCAGATAAGATGAAGTTTTAACGCCCGTTTTTTTTGCGGATTGAATAAAGACTGGCTCCACAAAAAAGGCAATTTTACGCTTTCTTTTTTGTGAAGCGATGTGAATAATGTACAGTGCAAATTAAAATCTTCGTTATTGCACATTTTCTTTTCGACACATGTAAAAGGCACTTTTTTTGCGTAATGGTGAACTTTTGTCAGAGTTGTGGGAAGTTCTCGAAGAATGCGGATCTGGGAAGGATTTAGATTTTTCTGCGCAACATCCTTACCTCCGACATAAACGGTTAACGGTAAAGAGGAGCATTGCGTATTTGAGGTGAAAGCCAAACTGCCATGTTGAGTTCTAATCCCATAGTTGACCGCAAACTCTTTCAACTCATAGTCATCTACATGCCTTAAGTTGGGCTGATAATAAAAATCTTTTATCTCATTTGCTACGATATGTAGAATCTTTTCTACTTCCATCGAATTGGATTACAGTGTATCATTTTTAAGCGTCGATTGTCAACCTCGTTAGACCTGCCTCGACGGCAAGGCGGGGATAAGATAATGCCTTTAGGTGTTTCTGTATCTACGAGATTTCCTGCCTTAATTATATTACTTTTATAGCTTTACATTAACTAAGTTTTTGACAGATTAACATCTCTAACGGGGTTGAATCATTCGTTGTTTTAGGTTAAAATTCTATCCAAATAAACAAAATAAGCGCAAAAATTTCCTAAAACAAGAGGTGGGAACATCATTAATTTCAAGAAAATTGCCCTTATAGGAGCTTTAG
Above is a window of bacterium DNA encoding:
- a CDS encoding phosphoenolpyruvate carboxykinase (ATP) — translated: MEVEKILHIVANEIKDFYYQPNLRHVDDYELKEFAVNYGIRTQHGSLAFTSNTQCSSLPLTVYVGGKDVAQKNLNPSQIRILRELPTTLTKVHHYAKKVPFTCVEKKMCNNEDFNLHCTLFTSLHKKESVKLPFLWSQSLFNPQKKRALKLHLICIPESPQRQTIVFPEMGVTYVLGSDYFDEIRTSFLRMAMWFAKANGIQVLYGASKLVTHYYSKEKKFKNYAVIFVGPSQTGKTAYLNDNFSLNAKGEDARPLQDGILFIRKHNQVLGAEKTFLVKAQGLESHLKPLLYRAALNRKTNFENVVIDHQGRLDFQDSTVTDNGQALIQIQTLNRACSGSGQDVGRSNPAFLSEKNSLSEENFNLSSIEKLDGLKIFIMTKFNTVVPPICKLEPEQASALFMLGESVYDSKIIRNPASNPYLIGNAEEEAEGLLSFAENNKQKVETYLINTGSVGESFSKEVKKKRKSRPKKIENQDLSRIGKAIFKGDIKWGKSRYWQVLVPKVIENVNLDKYELENFYGADDIKKAVSALRLERQKYLKGFPKLPSCIKKAII